CAAAGTCTGCGCCATTGCAAAGACAAACCTTATAAATTTATATATGTGAATGGGATTATGTTCCTCCTTTTAGAGCCTAAGTGAAACTACTTGATCTAGTGAGAAAGATCTGGCATGTAGTtcaaaaacaaagaacaaTGACTGAGTGCATGCTATGTGCTTGGGTTGATAAGGATGCAATTGAACGGCTTTATATAACGATTCCAATGCTAAATTGTTGATAGTAAAGTAATAAAcccattgttttttttctgtatgTCAGGAGGATGTGAGATAGCGCACTCGTAATTCAGGATTCAAGAACTAACTACTGGAAATAAATCAGCTAGGAGTAGATTGGACTTGATGGGCAAAATATTAGTTTGGTTTTCTGGTCCCCCAGAAATGATAATCCATAAAATCAAGACAAAATGAGTTATGGATAAATATCAAAATTATAAGGCTAAATAGATACTACCTCCGCTCCTAGCtgtaagatgttctagctttgtcctaagtcaaacttcttcatgtttgaccaagtttatagaaaaatatactaatatgGTAAACAAGGACAGAACCAATTCCTTGTACATGGCCTAGCTCGTTTTTAGAACAGAACAACAATGTGTTTTATTCTGCCTAGCAAAACAAATGGCATGAATGAATTCAAACAGAAAAACACTTACCAATTCTCAACCAACGAGCAGCCCAACTCCTACTGGGATCCATCAGTGATATTATTCTGGAAGACAGAAAAGACACATCAATACTACCTTATATTGACCGTCAACGTTGTATTATGCaataaaatactccctccgatcctaaattgttgtcgaaatattacatgtatctagatgttttttaagaatagatacattcatatttgggcaaatttgagtcaagaatttaggatcagagggagtaaataGGAAGCACTGGAATGCATATATCATAATTCACAGCACATAAAAAGCATGTTCTTATAAGAAAAGCTATGATTTTATAGCTTTTATGTATTCCATTTGTTACCCTACATGAACATATATGCTTTGGAACTCTGAATCGAAAATGGTTGAGACTATATATtctaaaaaatcaaaacaataGAGGAAAGCATAAATAATACAAATGATGCatgttacaaaaaaaaaggccagaACATTGCACTCATTTAGCCCTCCTATCTGTTTTGagagtcaatttacagaaggCCAAGGCACAGTTACATCCATCGTCATTGAGAAATCCCAATCAGATGGAATCGGTGCATCCCCAGCAGGGAATTAGCCCGTGAGAGCAATCGGAAACACAATACAGCAGTGTATAATGGATTACCCAGTGAAGTTGGCGGTGGTGCAGTTGGGGACGTTGTCCTCCTTGTCCATCTCCAGGAAAGGGCAGTTCTCGCAGCCGTTCTCCCTGAACTGCATGCACACAGGCCATAATCATCAGATAAAAGGGGTTGTACTAAATAGTTCGTGCCAAAAAATCGCACCAATTCCTCACGGAAACTGCTAACCCTAGGCGCCGAGCACGGATCGCTGCTCATCGGAGAAACAACGGATGACCCAGAACCAGGAGATGGGTTCCCGGAAGCGCTAGGGCACCCTGAACCCTAGCCCTACATGGACGGGGAAGGGGTGGGTGGTACCTGGTCGAAGGTCTTGAcgaggcggcagcggaggcAGGCGCGGAGCTCGTGGCCGAAGCTGGTCGGGATCTCCGCGTGCTCCACCCTGTCGTCTTCGTCCATCAtcctgcctccgcccccgcccccgccgccgcgcctcaTCCTTGcgtcccttcctcctccgattcCCCTCTCGTGGTACTCTCGCTTCGCTCCCTTGTTGCGTGCCTcgtcccctctctctctctatggTTCGTCGCAGTGCTTTTCGTTTGTCGCGTCTCCTCCCAAGTCCGTGCGATGATTCATGGGCTGTTTGGGCCTACGGCAGCCTACCAGATGATTCTTGGGCTGCCTGGCTTCGGCGGCCCATATTACTACAGTAGGTTTGGGCGATTACATGAAAAACCAGtctcctctcaaaaaaaagatgaagaaCCAgtcttccctaaaaaaaaaacatgaagaaccagtattttcatgaaaacaaaaaggacttcttcttcttcttttctttggttCGTACCAAAAATAGTGCGCATCTAAAAAAGCCTAATTTTGTGATAGGTTCAAGTGTAAAAAAAACGTGTGGCAAGTCATAGCTGTTATGCAAATCAAAGACATGATGTGCATACCGTGTCTAAAAGCCAAATTGCCAAAAGGATCTCAGGTTCCACAAAACTAGACATGATAGTCATGTCTTGCCCCTACATTCCGCCGCCACTTTCTACCGGTGGGTTTTCAGCTAACAGTCGAGATCTATTGGATATTACTAGgttatactccttccgttcaaAACCGTGttaatctttatggaacggagtagTCGAGAAGATATGTACTTGTTCAAATATTATGTACGGATAAACAAACTTTTTAATTATAGTGCGTGCATAGATATGGTTTCGATCAATCACAGCCACCCAAGCTAGAGAAACATGTTCGACATCGTTCACGGGTTCTGACATATCATTACCCCCCTTGTTGAGTTGTTCCTCATGACTCGTGAGTACCAGTAGTACCTACCAGACCAGGCTACCATGACGTCACACTATCATTGGCCGTTTGCCGCCCCATGCCGAGCGTGCGTGCTATAATATAAACCATCGCATCATCATGACAGGTCTCAATGCAACCCGAAATCATAAAAAGAGCCAATGCATCCATGTAAAGGTAACCTTAGCCTAGTAGCCCTAGATGTTTGTTTGTATCCAAAGAGCGCGCAAGACTCGAATACAGCCCCTCAACGGCTGGAAAGCTATGGGTTTTTCTTTCTCGGACACACACAACGCTGCCTGTTCTCCAAACAAGAAAGACGCTGCGGCAGCTCAAAGAATATAAAATACAGCAAAGGGGCTCAAAAAAGTCATACAACATGGTTGCATAAAATTAGGTGCCACAGGCACAGGCTGCAAGAAGGAAGACCTACCAAACAGGCAACAGAGACGCGTCATGCAATGAAAAAGGAACCATTATGCGCCAAGATCCTGCAGCTGAAACATCGCTGAAGGTTGTTGTTACATTAGGTGCTCCACGAACCAACCAACCCAACTCAACAGcatcacacaaacacacacacacaaatgtTAAATTAGACACAAATCTGACCACCACACCACCATAAGGATTAAATGATTAATTAACAATGAGAAAAGGAagcaggagaagaaaaaagcaaACAAGCCACAAGTTTCAAATCGATATCAGTTccatcgacgacgacgaagacgactATGAAAAAACTCCCTAAGAAACCACTCCCTAGATCGAGACGGCGAGGGGAGGGGATGAATGAAGAATGTTGTAGGCTATGTCTGTCCTGTCCATCAGAGGGTTGTTGATGTTGTTGCCTCGCTGGCTGTTAGACCAGAGCGATGCTGCTCTCGCCGCCGGGGGGCTTGCGGATCCCGCCGAGGAAGTCCCGCGAAGGCGCCTTCCCGTCAGCGAAGATGTTACTGCCGCTCATCTCCTTGAGCTTTGCCTCGCTCAGctgcttctccgccgccgctgccgctgctgccccgCCGTCTCCTGCCTTGAAGATGTCATTACCCGTCAGGTCGTTGAACTTCTTTGTGGGGATCTTCTTCGCAGTCTTCACCACGCTATCGGTGTCGTCCTCACCGAATTTGAAGCTGCTAACCTGTCAAAAACAAATTGCAAACGATAAGTGATCCACTTCAAGCTGCGAAATTCATTGATCAGAGCACGGGATATGTTTTTGAGGGATCGGAAACCTGTGCGTTTTTCCCCGGCGTCTGTGAGGTCGAGCCGTTCTCCGAGTTGCGTGGCCTGGGGTCTTCTGGAGGAGCGAAGATGTCATGGCCGCTGAGCTCTTTGGATTTTGCGTTGGATATCTGCTTCTTCAGCTTGCTGTCATCCTCACTCAGAAGTGTGCCACTTAGCTCGCGCTGCTTCGCCACCTCTGCTATGGAAGTTGGCTTTTTGGGAGAAACATTTTCTTCCTCGGCAAAAGAAATGTGACTTATGGTGCTAATTGCCTGTAATTTGAGAAAAAATCAGGTCTGAATTCAGTCAGAAAGCGGGTATCAAGTGAAATGTTTTTTAGAGGGAACGTCAAGTGAAATGCTATGCTCTGATGTTCATTTACTTTCATCAGAACTTACTGCAGTATGTATATGCAAGTAATTCATAACAGCAGAGGTGCAAAATTTAGAGCTGCTGAGTGCACAGGTAAAAGAATGTGCAGTTACAGTAGCGATGGGTTAATTATGATGCGATGATCACAAATAATATTGAGCTGCTTTAGAAATTTGCTGGCCCACTACATCTATTATCTATATTGTGAACCCCCAAAAGATCCAAGATATACGGACAATTCTAAATCCTACTGCCTACCTAACAAGGCCCAAATTAACAGTTCAGTCAACAGGTGCAGTTCTATTAGAATTTACAAGGAAAGGTCACCAACCAATATGATCACATATATTAAAACTGAGCCCTTTCCACAAGATTCATCCCAACAACTTCTGACTCTTGAGGTTACAACATTTAGCAAGTTTGATTTTATCAACCAGAAACTAATAACAAATGTGCAGGCAAATAAGGAATACTAAGTAAGTGCTACCCTCTCAATCATTGAGCAAAACAtctgaagaaggaaaaaaaaccctTAGAACTTGATGACAGCTACTACACAGTATTGCCAGAAATACAGCTTATGTGGAGGATTCAAATAGTTAATCGGCACATTTCATTTTCAAATTCCACTCAGAGAAAGCATCACCTGATAATTCTTGGAAGGTGGTCGGATGGCTGTTGCAGAAGCATTGCCTGATTCATCTTCCTCAACCTCGCTTCCTGCTGCAAATATGCCGCTGCCTGTCATCTCCTTCCACTTCGGTGCCGAGCATTGTTTCCTGAGGACAAAAATTATAACATGAAACAGCTCATTGAGTACACTGCACCGTGTTAAACAAGCAAATCTAGAAAGTTAAGCCACATATGAGTAGATTATCTACCTAAGATCTACTATTATTATCCAGAAAACTACAGATGATTCGCGGAAATCAAGGGTCTAGCGATCGGAATAAAtgcaaaaatagaaaatacaAACTCTAGTGCAACAAGTCCATGAACGAAAAAGGCGTGACATAGTGAGTGGGTGAGAACGTTGTGGCAAGAACACACAAACCACGCGACACAAGAGTCGTATCAAACAGCACCAAAACTCGCCGCACACCAAGACACCAACCAAAACCGAAATTCAAATCAGGCGTATTTCCCCCGAGATGCCAGGAGTCGCAGATCGGCAAAAACAACCTAGACTAGACTGGAAAGCAACGTTTTCCCCAAGGAGGAGCCGTGAAACTGGAGGGATCTAACCCAAAATCTCCGCGCACgagagaaaaaacagaagaaaaatctCCGCGCACGAGAGaaaaacagagcaagaaaTCTAGAAATAAGACCAGCACGCGACGAGCTCCCGATCTCACTCACGCACCTCTTGTTGAGGctctcggcctcctcctccgtcacCTGCCCGCCGAACACCACCTTGTGGATCGCCTCCGACGGCTGCACGCGCAGAAACAGAacaggaaacaaaaacaaaacaaaaaaaactttcagATTAAATAGACCCCATCAAATCGGCGAAGCACGCTACTACTCCCCCCGGAGGAAAGGGAAATCAGAGCAGGGGGTTCACCTGGTGCGGGCGGCggttgggcggcggcgtggccccggcggccagcaggtcctgctgctgcggccCCTCCGGCCACGCCAGCAGGTCCGCCGTGTTCGTGTGGGACTTCctcaccggcgccggcctctCCATCTCTACCTCCGCGGGGGGAAAAGGCCTGccgttcgttcgttcgttcgtcTCTCTAGGCTCTAGCACTAGCTGGGTGCGTGTGGGGGTCCTCGGGGAGCTCGTGCTTTCTCTCTCTAAAAAGGCGAGAGGcgaacagagagagagagagtggagTGGAGTCGAACGGAAGGAAGGCCAAGCCGAGCCTCGGAGGCCCCCTCTTTTTAAACACACCAGCCGCGCTCACCCACCCTCTCCACCTCTCACTGACATCCAGGGCCCGGGATACCTCCACGGTATCTCCGCGCGGTCGCTGCCCGGCGGGCCCCGTCGGTCCGGAGATAACGCGCGTTGACCGTTGGGTACGACACGCAGCAGCATCAGGCGTCCGTAATAACGTACTCCCTCTCCCGGTATTTGAATTTTCCGAACGTTCGGCTCTCCGGGGACAGAACGGAAACGTTATCATATCCGTTACAAGTAACTCCCGTTCTGGcgaattttttttccgttgCTGTCAGctcatcaatcaatcaatgtCCGTTGGTGGTGCTGCTACAGTGCGGGGTTCTCTCGCTCCGTTGGTCAATGATGCGAACGTTAATTCCGGTTTAATCGAGTGTTTCCGGTACTAGCACGATTTTCGGCAGCTGGTACGGAGCGGAGCAGTAGTCCGTACCGATCCGATTCATTCTCCTTACGATTTTTAGTTGCCAGAGAATTTTTAGATGTCGATATACAAGGTCTTAAAAAAAGATAGCTCGTGAGAAATCAGACGGTCCCGAATTTTCTACAGCACTGGCGTGTGTTGGTGGCTACAAagactttttttatttgtataTACGTTCTGAATGACCGATGTATGCACGCAGGGGCCCAGGCACGAAGAATTAAGGTGGCGCGTGTTCACTACAATTGAGAAGAGACGTTAACTAATCGACGGTGAACTCCACGAAGGTAGGCCAGGATGAACTCCACTAACGCTAACGCCAACGCTATCGGATCGGATGTGCTAACTGACTTTTCCCCGGGGCGCAAAACTGCAAAAAGCCAAACACGACGACTGATCGATGTATCAAACCATGATTTCATCCCTGATTTGGACTTGCCACCGCACCTAACCATGTATGCAGCGTGTATGGCGATGGCGATCGAACGAACAAAGCTATGTGTATGATGAAGAAATTAAGGAGCAGTTCCTTTAATTCATTTCCGGATTGACGATGCTACGTACGTACGAGATGGACAGAAAATTACGTGGGATCAGCTGATATATGAACAAGGTCATATGTTGGTAATCGGAAACTTGACATAATTAATCGGTGGTCCTCCGTGCATGCATAATTAATGAAGGAAGAAAAGATTCATGACGGGTGTTTGATTAATTGTTAATAAGGCGTGTGGAAGCTTTCTCTAGTTTGTTTGAGAGGTAATCGAAGGGCAACCGGACAAAGGCTCTAAAAAAAGCTCTTTTCGATTCGATGAATTACAATTAACACACGGTTCTTAAAATTAGGACAGAATATAAAGAGAAAAATTGTTGATATGATGAATTTCATGGTAACACATGGTACCTCACGTTTCTTAATACAAGAAGTCGTAGCTTTGTCGTAAGTCGAACcatttaaagtttgatcaaatttataaaaCATAGTGCAATATGTCAGTATCAAATAAGTGCactataaaaatatatatcctGATGGATTTAATAGAACTAATTAAGAGTTGTgaatgttggtagatttttctatacgTTTGATCAGAGTTTAAGCAAGTTTGCCTTAGAACAAAGTTAAAATTTATCATATTTCGAAACACAGTGAATAGTAAATGGTACCTTCAGCTTGATTACTTAAATTGTCTTATGGCATGTGTTAGAAACGGATACTCCTTGTTTTGTCAGATGGCAACTCAATTAATCACTCAGTAGCAGGATCAGAACCACATGCATCAAATTTTATGCGGAAGACTCgtgcagaaaaaagaaaacacggATGCATTCCGGGGGGAAAGAAAACGGgcgcaacaacaacaacaacgacaacaTGTTCACTACTACATCCGATTCACAATAAGTCGCTGACTTTCGTACCACATGCATCAATTTTAGTATAACTTTAGTACAAAGTTCTACTAAAATCAGCTAcgcttattatgaatcggaacTCGAAAGGAGTatgtcataatattttttacaaCACTTAAAGCGCGGAGATTTACGATGAACCATCCAATCGTCAAGAAAGAACCTATGCCCACCTTCAGTTTATATATATGATGGATCTGACTTCTCACTTGAATTATAAGTAGCATACACATCAACTTTGTGCCCAGGTGCTgtcaaaagagaaagaaaaactttGTACCCAGGTGCATGAGCTCGATTTTATGAGCCTTTAGCAGTTGGCAACAACAACTTCAGACGGAAAATTTCCCCCATATATACaaagtttgcatgatatattATAAAAAGCTAGCAGGTGCTCCTAAGACGATGACAGCTACCAATTAGCGCGCCGGCCATCTCTTCTTTCAACCTGCTATGCTGAGCACTAATTCAAGGATGCCATTATTATACAGGCGATCGATATATTATTCTCCAGATAATCGGGCCCTGTGTAACAATCGACCTACTCCAGTCGATCTTAACAGGTGtgtatctataccaatatattaaattgcagttggtggtgatggtacggccGTCAcggtacgtcacttcaccgaaattacgaatctgccATCGATGTCCCCACTTGTCTTTTAATCCAGGCTCCCGCAGTCTTCAAACACAGAAAAAACATGTACCGCCCCCCCAAAAAAACCAACATagccctcctcgctcctcctctcctacggATCTCACCCCCACCCCTGCCCGATCtggatctcgccgccgcccttcggatcttgcccgccgccgctcttgtcgcctccaccagctcgtgcaCGTTGGTGGCGTCCGTGTGCGGAAGGTAGCTGCGGACGCACGGCTCCGTCGCGTGGTCCgaccgccacctccaccggctcgtgcacGCCAGTGGCTCCCCCGCGGgacttggacggcgatggAATGAGCCTAAggccgggatggcggtggcctcgcGCAAGGCAGCAAGGACCGCATCGGCGCAATCCATCGTTGACCCTCCAGACGGGCAGTGGCGCGCGGCGACCAATGGCTGGACACAATGTGTGGGCGGCGCACGGACGTACCTGGTGGCAAGTGGGAGTAGACGGTGCGTGGGAGTGGACGGGCGGCAGGAATCTacgggcggaggcggtgcgcacAAGGCATGGCGGCGTGATGTTCGGTGGCAGCAGgaatcgggacggggagaggaggagtttgcactcaggGTGGATGTAGAGGAtagtcagagagagagagagagcgagaaattggaagaatttttttgagaaataaagtacGGAGTATGAGCAATATGAGAACAGCGCAAGgagaaatataaaaataagacacgtgaaaaagagaaaaaaagaccagagtatagcccacgaaaataaacatatcataattgttatatacatatgtgttcatgaaacacatcaatattttatttgacgtttgatacaattttccgttgttccgtagcaacgcatggTTTTTTTTGCTAGTGTATATAATATATGGCTTGAACTTTACGTAGAAGCAATATTCCcgccaatgcatgcatggtcgtATGGCACTTGATAACACGCGATACATACATCAACGTCACTGTCGCAAAGAGAATTTCCTCCTAAtcttcattagggttgttcgATTGGGTCCTAGCTTAGCTTAATTCTTATACTCCTACTATTTTTTTGATTGGATCGACACGCatatccatgcatgcatttccTATATGTATATTTTACGGTTTTCTTTTAATTTGCCGGCCGTGCATGCATTACATTACCACTAATGCACTACAGCTGGGGTAGTGCTCAACAACAAACAAGACAGCAACAACGTAGTATTAGGTAGGGTGCAATGGACGAAATGATCGATGGTTGTAATTTTCGTGAAGTACTAATGAAATGCATATATTCAAAGTGATCCCAACTGGTTCCATTCCATGCATGTGGACTGTGGAGTAGGTTAGAAATATATACTACAAGAGAACATTCTTGATCAATTAATgatcaagaattttcagaaaatcAATCAAGTGCAAAATTATTACTCCAGTTAATTGGCCATCAATTTGCACTTGAGTGTGCGCAGTAGTACCTGTACTGGGACTCCATCCAAAACCCTTGGATTTTTAACATGTGCATGTGCACGCCCACCTGTTTGTCCATTCTCTTGCTGAAGATTGTGCATGCTGTGGTCAAGTTTCGTGCAAGAATTAAGGAATGCTACAGTTCTAGTTCGAGCTGTCTCCCATATTCTGTCCGATGACCCGCAATGGCTTCTTTAGGTTGTCCTGAACAATAATTTACCAAGGTATTCAAATTAAAAACATATAATTAGTCCACCAACTTTTATTAAAATCaaagaacaaataaaataGTAGTACAACTTACAAAGTCACCGTCATATATactttattcttttttttttctgtagcAACACAAATCGTCATAGTGATACTTGAGCACCGAATTCTTTATCTTATGTCATTGTAAAGACCCATAATTTTTCTCTCTCAATATAAAAACCCCAAGTCATATCATTTTATAAAGACAaaagatgagagagagaggttgTGTGTTGGGAAAATTCTTCTTGCACTGGCTTCacttctgaattctgatggAGCAGTTCTTAGCTTAGCCAGCTATAGCCTGTAAGCCTGTTTGTTTGTCTGTTTGGTGTGAACCATCCCTTCACGAGCCCTAGTGACCTACCTTGAGCATATCGGCACCCCGGCCAATTCGGCCAATGCCATTACGAAACGATAGCCCAGTCATGCTCTCTGCCAATGGATACGCAGGCAGAACTTAGCAATCAACCGTAAGTAACGCATCGATCAAAGATTGAAGACAGGCACATGCCTCATCCatctagcttcttcttccttgacGTTCAAGTAGGATCGAGGCCTTGCTTGGATCCCCTGCAATGTCAGTGGAGTggacagctagctagcccacacacacacgcTGACACGCACCGGCGGGCAGCACAAGGGCCTATTCGCAAGTTAGCCACTTTTACAGCAGAAGGCTCTAGAAAAAGGTGTCGTTGGAAATAAAAGGAGAACTTCAGGGGGTAAATTAAGAGGGCACTTTTGGTTGAGAAAAAGCCGTGGCGCTTCACGTGCCTGCCCGTCGGCGATCTTTACTTTTGAGCCCAGCCAGAGAGGGAACGGACGGACGGCCCAGATCGACGGAGCAGCGGCCTGAGGTGAGCACATGGGACTCAAGGACTTTGGATGCGCTGAGCTGGTCTGTCTGAGCCAGCCAGCCTGCGTCTGGAGACTTTAGAGTTTACACTCGTCTTCGTCGGCTCTCTGACCTGTCTGGTCTGAACTTTATGTTCTACCGTAAACCTGCCAGGCATGATTACGAATTTTCTGGAGGGCGTGCAGTGTACGTACTACTGGCAAATTAAGGAGGTGATGATGGGTTGGATAGTTGGTCGGTGATCATATCCAGTTTCAGCTTGTTGAATATTGCTCCACTATAGGAGGGCGTGTAGTGTAATCGGGAAAGACTCGGTGCGTGTTTTTGTTTGTGGCTTTAAGATTGCCAGGCCTAGTTTTAGCCGAGCCATGATTTCTTACGCACTTATTTGGTTTCTGTTGTCCAGATTTGTTACAAATATGCTCTACGCTGTATgatgcattttcttttgtcGTGGTGAGCAACTGTCTTGTTCATCTCAGAAATTGTTCGTGCAGTGTGTACGGTACGGGCCTCTCAGACATTGCACATGAGGGAGATGTCCGtcaattttttcttctttctttctcaatAGGCGGCGGCCCATTGAAAAGGAACGATTATCAGAAGTGGGCTGGCAGTGATGAAGGGATGCTGATTTGGGCTGGGTGGGTGTGCTATTACGTAGAGCAGGCCCAATCCATCTCTCGCGTAGGCCGGCGCATTAGCAAGTACACGATGCTTCAGGCTCCTGGTCCAACTCGATATTGGGCCTGGCGCAAATGAATCCTGCACCTTTTGTACCACCACACACTTGGTTCTCCCATCCGTCCGATGGTCTTTGTATACC
This is a stretch of genomic DNA from Brachypodium distachyon strain Bd21 chromosome 1, Brachypodium_distachyon_v3.0, whole genome shotgun sequence. It encodes these proteins:
- the LOC100826631 gene encoding transcription elongation factor SPT4 homolog 1; this translates as MRRGGGGGGGGRMMDEDDRVEHAEIPTSFGHELRACLRCRLVKTFDQFRENGCENCPFLEMDKEDNVPNCTTANFTGIISLMDPSRSWAARWLRIAKFIPGCYTLAVSEELPEEYQGICQDNNVHYVPPKR
- the LOC100826948 gene encoding uncharacterized protein LOC100826948, with amino-acid sequence MERPAPVRKSHTNTADLLAWPEGPQQQDLLAAGATPPPNRRPHQPSEAIHKVVFGGQVTEEEAESLNKRKQCSAPKWKEMTGSGIFAAGSEVEEDESGNASATAIRPPSKNYQAISTISHISFAEEENVSPKKPTSIAEVAKQRELSGTLLSEDDSKLKKQISNAKSKELSGHDIFAPPEDPRPRNSENGSTSQTPGKNAQVSSFKFGEDDTDSVVKTAKKIPTKKFNDLTGNDIFKAGDGGAAAAAAAEKQLSEAKLKEMSGSNIFADGKAPSRDFLGGIRKPPGGESSIALV